Part of the Odocoileus virginianus isolate 20LAN1187 ecotype Illinois chromosome 27, Ovbor_1.2, whole genome shotgun sequence genome is shown below.
AGCTGGGGTCCCAAGGACAGGGCGGGGGAGGGCAAGAACCTATTAATCTGCCCAGGGTGAgcgttgttattgttattattatgaaGCATCTCAAGGCTCACACTCGTCCTGGCCTGGCCAGGCCCCATTAATGGCCCCATAAATCCCAGCCATAAAGAGTAATGGGGGGAGACAAATGAGATAATTAGGAATAAATCTCACCGAGGTCTCTATTCAGCAGCGTCCCTGGAACGGGCCAATCTTCCGAGCCATTAGCTAGGCCCCTAATTAATGCTGCTGCCGGACGGTGTGGAGGCTCCGGGCGTGGGAGGGACCCGGGCCCTGGGAGGGGCACCGCTGCACCCGCAGCCCCGGCGGGCGACCTTGGGCGCAGCCAAGGGACACATGCCCGCAACCTGCCCGCCTGTCTCCAGGGCCTTGGGGACGCTTTGTCTGCACTGTCTCCTCTGCCTCGCcgtctcttcctctccttttcagCATCTTACTCCATCTCTGGTCTGTCTAGCTTCAGCCTCTGCTTCTCTCCTATCAGGCAGTCACCGGCTGCTACCCTGAGCCAGTGTGATTTAGCAGGAATTGTGGGGGTCACTTGTAACCACCCTCCCCCATCTGTCCTTCTTTCTATGGGGCCCCCTCAACACCCCTTCCCCCAGGGCAGTCCTTGGAACAGGGAGGACACCCTCCCCTCCGTACCGCCACTGCAGTGCTTCCTGTAGGGTGGCACTCTCTCCTGCCCAGGGCAGGCATCTCTCTCCATGTGTATTATTACATCTGCCTCTGGGTCTTTCCTCTGCTGCTGGAGCCTGAGACTGAGCCTCACTGTCCTCCCAGGCTTCAGATATTTGAAGGTTTtcgtcctttttctttttttttttggtcaagccTTGTACCTTAGTCCTCAGACCTGAGATCGAACTTGAACCCCCCTgacagtgaaagcttggagtcctaaccactggaccgccaaggaattcCCTGAAGGCCTTTATCCTTGACTTTCCCACTCCAGCCAGATGCCCTGTGCAGCTCAAGTTTTCCAGCCTGGCATCCCCCACCAGGAGCCTCCTCTAGCCCCACCTACAGTGACTTCTGCTGTTTTAATCTGCCACCCTGTCTCCCCCTTTTTCAGTTGTACCACTCTCATTTCTTTGGGAAACGTGCTCACCTGGTTCTGGAGGGGCAGCCATGTAACCCACCAGAGGCCTGGCTCTTTGTGGCCCTCTGTCCCCTGACGTGGTGGGCTCATCGCCCTCCCTGGGCCCCCTGAGAAAGGCCTGACAGACACAGAACAAGAACACACCTCTCTTTCCCACCTCTGAGCCCTGCTAACTGTCTGCCTCCTGAGGGAGCCAGACTGTCACCCAGAGACCCAGAGATGGCAGGAACCATGGGGTAGAGGCCACTGCAGGGTCTGGAAAGGTAGGAAAACCAGGTGCAGGGCAAGGAAGACTGGGAGGGGGCTTTTCTCTGGAGGAGGTGGGCGAGGGGGCGATGGTCAGGCAGCCGGGGGGGCTCTGGCCACAGGTCCCATTCCATGACTGTCTCCCTATCATCCGAGGAAAGCCAGAATGCAGAAAGGAGCATAAACGTGGATGTGACAGTCAGGTCTGTGATCTCTGTTCCCTCTGCTGCCCCTGTGTGTGCCCTGAGGCTCCCATCCCCACGTCTTCCCACCCCTCCTTGCATGTGCCAGCCAGTCCTGAGAGTatatgtgtactcagtcatgtccaactctttgtgaccctatagatcctatagacggtagcccaccaggctcctctgtccatggagtttcccaggcaagaatactggagtggattaccatttcctactttagTGGAtcttccgatccagggatcgaacccgtgtctcttgtctcctgcattggcaggtgggttctttatcactacacCACCTGGAAAtcctctcctctttcctgctGCTCAGCAACTGGGAGTGTCTGAAGCAATCCTCCTGAGCCTCGGGGATCACCCCTTTGCCCCCTAGACTACCCCGTCTTCCCAGGGAACTGCAGAAGTCCCCGGGGTATGACTCCAGGCAATTCAGCATCGCTGATGCTGCTTAAAGGTGtctcctccctgccctggaaCCATGAGGGGTTCAAGGCCTGAAGTCAAGTTGGCCCAGCTCTGAGTTCAAGTACAGGAAATGCCAATTAAATGTACCAAAGAAGTGGGAGAAGCTGATGGATACTCCGGAAGCAGAGGAGGGTGGCTGAGCACCCCTCCCCGCAGAAGCCAGCCCCTGGCCCAGCGGCTTGCTTGGTTACAGGGCAAACACGCGGGATCACCCAGAGGTCATGGGAAGTCCTGGCCAGGGATAACTCAACCTGGCCTGACCACCATGTCCTCACACAAACGTGATCATGCTTGTCTTGGATTAGACAATCCAGGGCAGGAGGGTGGCCCTCAAGAAGTCTCCTGGGCAAACGGGGATGCTGATCTCCTGCTCCACGGgtgaaagaaaaccagagaggCAGACCACTTCCCCGGACACTGTGACTGACATTAGATTTCCAGAGCCTCATCACTGTTCCATCGTGCACACAAGAAACTGAGGTCTAAAGAGTGACAGGGCCTCTTCCCGGGGCCCACAGCAGAACCTGGCTGAGATCATTTGGTCAGAGAGCAGAGACTGGAGGCCAACAGAGAAGGGCCACGGTGTGGATGGGAAGGGTCTAGAACCAGGGCTTGCCCTGGAAGGATgtgtgggcagagctgggtgggtgggtggcctCTAAGATAAAcgccatttcagttcagttcagttcagtcactcagttgtgtccgactcgtgaccccgtggactgcagcacaccaggcttccctctccattggcaactcccagagcttattcaaactcatgtccatcaagtcagtgatgccatccaaccatctcatcctctgtcgtccccttctcccaccctcaatccttcccagcatcagggtcttttccaatgagtcagttctttgcatcaggtggccaaagtaccggacctttagcttcagcatcagtccttccaatgaatactcagggctgatttcctttaggatctactggttggatctccttgcagtccaagggactctcaagagtcttctccaacaccacagttcaaaagcatcaattcttcagcaatcagctttattttaactctcacatccatacatgactactggaaaaaccatagctttgactagaaggacatttgttggcaaagtatgtctctgcttcttaatatgctgtctatgtttgtcataacttttcttccaaggagcaagcatcttttaatttcatagctgtagtcaccatctgcagtgattttggagccccccaaaatgaagtcactcactgtttccattgtttccccatctatttgccatgaagtgatggcagatgccatgatcttagttttctgaatgctgagttttaagccaactttttcactctcctctttcactttcatcaagaggctctctagttcttctttgctttctgccataaaagtggtgtcatctgcatatctgaggttattgctatttctctcggcaatcttgattccagcttgtgcttcttccagccctgcatttcccatcatgtactctgcatataagttaaatcagcagggtgacaatatacagccttgacgtactcctttgccaatttggaaccagtctattgttccatgtccagttctaactgttgctttttgacctgcatacagatttctcaggaggcaggtcacgtggtctgctattcccatctctttcagaattttccacagtttattgtgatccacacagttaaagtctttggcgtagttaataaaacagaagtagatgtttttctggaactcccttgctttttcgatgatccagcagatgttggcaatttgatctctggttcccctgccttttctaaaaccagcttgaacatctggaagttcacagttcacatactgttgaagcctggtttggggaattttgaggattattttgctagcgtgtgagatgagttcaattgtgcggtagtttaaacattctttggcattgcctttctttgggattggagtgaaaactgactttttccagtcctgtagccactgctgagttttccaaatttgctggcctactgagtgcagcactttcacagcatcatcttttaggatttgaaatagcttaactggaatttcatcacctccaatgCCACAAAATGCCATTTACCTCCCAGCAGAGTTGAGACCACCTGGGCAAGGATGCGGAGGTGGGGAAGGCAGGGCAGGCCTGGGATGGGGGCGGAGGCAGAGGGCAGCAGACCCCGAGGTCAGGCTGAACAGGGCTGGCAGTGTTGCCGGCTCAGAAACGTGCAGTGTGTGACAGCATGTGTGTATAGgtctggtgtgtgtctgtgtgtctgtgtgtgtgggatGTGTGTGGCTTGGTGGAGTGTGTGTTGATATGTGGCTGGAAGgagagtgtatgtatgtgttgtgAGTGGTATGTGTGACTTTGCGGAAGGCATGTGAGTATGTGACTgtaaggagagggagagagagagagagagagtgtgtgtgtgtgtgtgtgtgtgtgtgtgcacgctggGGGAGGCTGGCTAAATCCCGCCCCTGTCTTGCCCCCACCCAGCTCAGCCTCTCCTGTCCTGCAGCAGGAAATCACTATTTGGACTGCAGAGGTGCCTCTTCCTGCCTCAGCCCCTGTGGAGGGGAGCGGGCCAGGGAGGGGGCCTTCCTGCCCACCTGGACCAGACCTTGAGTTGGTCAGGAGCACCCCCAACCCTGGTTCTCCCAGCCACCCTCAAGTTCCTTGAACCCTAGCCCTGGTAAGCAACTGGGTTGAGTGGGGACTGAAGGGGAGCCCTCCCACCATCGTCCATCCTCCTGGGGACGGAGAGGCAGCAGTGAGAGGTGGACACTCCCCACAGCCATGGAGGGTGGACGGGCACCCCTCATTGAGGTCAGCTAAGTCACAAACACATGCCCTGAGGCCCATCGATCCCACCTTCAGGACTATTCTACAGAAACAGCTCTTTTGTTCAAAAGGACATGCTCATGTACCTTGTTTATAACAGAGAAATGAATGGATGGGATTCAGCGGAGCTGGGCACCTGGATCATGGCAGCTCATCCCTGGGGAAGCTCCAGGCCCCTCTTCAATGTGCTGATAAGGAAGAGCCGCCAAGGCAAAATGGTCAAGTGATAAAAACTGCAATGTGCGGGGAGATGctgacatttttataaataaaaaggaaaacgaTCCAGGTAAAAGCTCGTGTATGCACAGATTAGACTTGAAACGCTTGTACTTCAAGCATACAATagctaagcaaaaaaaaaaacccaaaacctgaGACAAATGAGCAGATAAATGAACATTGAGGGGGGCCAAGAAGATGGGGCTTCTCTCTCGACTTTGACCTTGCTGATGGGATCCTGGGGAGGTCAGTTCCTCTCTGTGTCCTGAGTTTCCGACGTGCTCCCAGAAGACAGAAAATGCTGGTGCTGGTAAAGTAAGGCTTGAGTACATGTATATGCATTTGCGGTggcggggggtggcggggggaggtGCGGGGAGGTGTGGTGCTGGGGGGCTGTCCTCACCACCTCCTGTCACCTCCTCTTGCTGACATTGCAGCCTACGCCCAAGGCCGTGGGCTGCTCCTAGCGTGGCATTCCTTCAGAGAGTTCAGATTTCATCTGGCCCTTTTCCTGcgctccctcctttcctccagaATCCGTCGGGGCCTCTCCACCCTTCGTTCCTGGAAGCAGCGCCCACCAGTTTCCCAGGAGGTCTCCATCTTTCAAGGCCTTCTTCAGCCACGTCTTCTCAGGACAATCCAAGGCCAACCACGAGATGTCCTCTCACTCACCCTGAACCCGTCCTGGATTCCCCCAGGTCCAGGACCCGGTGGAGGGGGGCTTGGTCCAGACAGCCCTCCCCAGGCTCAGCCACAGTGCTCAGGTCTTCCCCGGTCCAACCCCCAACCCCTACCCCACACCACGGGGCCTCGAGGCTCCCACCAGTCCTGACAGCTTTCTTTGATCTCAGGCCCCCTGGCAATCAGGGGGGTCAACTGCAGCTGGGCCGCGTGAAACCCACCCAGGCCACAAATGCGTCCCAGTGCCATGCTGGTTACCCCCTCCCCAGGCACGGCTCAGCCACTGACATAGGCGTCACCCTATGCCTTGGAGCCATCATGGCTTCGAGAAACTGGAGTCAGCAGGAGATTAATTAATCAAAACCTGAACACATCTGCTGTTAATTAATTCTATGCCAAGGGTTAACTCTTCCCTGTCTGGGCTTCTCCTTCCCTTTGGCCGGAAGAGGGAAATAAAGGTGGGGAGTGGGtacccctcttccttccttccttccttccctcagggCAAGACATAAAACAAAGGAGGGGGCCCCAGAAGCCAGGAAAGCCCTATTCATTTggtggcagggggcgggggggctcAGGCGGAGGGCTGCGGGAGTGTTTGCTTTTGAGAGTCCTGGTCCATGGCTGTTACTCAtgaatcctgaggaaatctgagATGAACATACATCTTTATTTACAGCAACAAACAGAACAGACCCACCCTccattccctccctctccccttccagtCTTTTCTAtaccgttcccccctcccaccccaccctgggcccaaggccagccctgccctccgGGGTCACTGTATGGGTCAGGCCCCCCCACCAAGACCCCAGGAGGGGGACTGTGGAGGGGTTTGGCTGAGGTCGGGTGGGGTgtgtttcttttcacattttgctGTCCTCGAAGCCTGGGATGGGTGGCAGGGGAGGCAGGCACAGGGGCAGTGAGAGGTAGAGAAGCGCACAGCCCCAGCGCCCCAGCCCCCCCAACAcgtccctgccccctcccccagctttcACAGTGTTCGGCAGCCCTGGCAGCTGATCCAGGAGTGGTCCCCCCATCACCCCCCACCAGGTCCTGGGAGACCGGGAAGGAGGACCGGCATCCCCTCTCACCGGGCTGGGGTTCCAGGAGGGtgcagggtgggtgggaagggcccaggggagggggcgGCGCGGCCTGGGGTGACAGCCAGGGACACGGGGCGGCCTCCGGAGCGTgcaggggtcaggaggagaagcagaggccGCAGCACTCCATGCAGATCTCCAGGCAGTCGGCCGACTCGCAGCAGGCGTCCAGGATGCCGCAGTCCAGGTCGCAGGGCAGGTCGCAGTCGGCGCACTCGCCggagccgcagcagcagcagcagaggcaggaGTCTTCGGAGCTGCAGGAGCCGCAGGTGGCGCAGTCCAGGACCAGGTTGCACAGCGTCAGGAACTCGCAGAACAGGCAGGACAGGATGCAGTGGACGCAGCAGTCTGCGGGCGAGAGGGCCGGGGGCTCACTCGGTGAGGAATGACACGCGGGCCACCCTCCCCGGGCACCGGGAAGTGGGGACCCACCTCCCAGGTGAGCCCGAGGCACAGGGAAGTCACAGGAAGCGAGGGTCTGAAGCCCAGCAGCCTGGATCCCGAGTCCCTGCTTCCGAGGGACCGACTCCCTCGGTCGTTTATCTTTCTCATGAACATACCCAGGATGGTATGTTCCAGACCCTGTTCTAAGTGTTGTGCAGGAATTAAACTCATTTGAACTCCTTGAGGAGGAGCTGTGTCAACCCCTCGCTACACATGAAGAAACGGAGGCTTGGAGAAGTCTCTTCAAAGCcgatccagggacttccctggtggtccagtggtcaagaatccacctgccagtgcaggggataccggttggatccctggtccaggaagatcccacatgctgcggagcaactaagcccatggaccacaactactgagcttgtgccctagagcctgggaacaGCAGCTACTGAGCTCAAGTGCCTTAGAGCCCAGGCTTTGCGACAAGagaagcaatgagaagcctgcacatcgtgactagagagcagcccctgctccctgcaactagagaaagcccgagcacagcaatgaagacccagcgcagacaaaagtgaaataaataaataatctatgCAGAATCCTTCCACTCTGCTCAGCTCTTGCCCAGTGACAGCATCCTCACTCACTCCCTGCCTTTGGCCACCCTTGCATTGACACAGAGGCCAGAGGACCCTTGAAAGACTTCTGTTGGATTCCATCCCTCCCACCCTCAGAACCGTCCAGTGGCTTCCACTTCCCTGGGAGGAAAAGCCCAGAGTGCTCAGCGGCTCCCATGGCCTCCCCATCACTCCGCCGTGGCCACACTGGCTGCTCCCCGTCCTCCAGGCACTGCCCCCTTGTTCTCCCAGTGCTCTGGCCCCAGAAACCTGCTCCGCCCACTCCATCTCCCCTCCTTCTTTGCCCAAATGTCTCCCCTCAGTGAAGCCTTCCTCAAGCATCCTCTTCAATACTGCAAGCTGCCCGCCCAACCCCAGCACCCCCATCCCCTCACGCAGGCCTGTTCTGCTTCCCTGCCTAGGACTCATCACCTTACATGGCTTACACAGCTCTGCCACCTACTAGAATACCAGCATGAGAAGGGCAGGCGTCCAGCACTGGCACACTGCGGGTGCTGAGTAAATAAATACACGGGGAGGGAATTAATGCATGCTCCCGCCCTTGGGCATCCAGCTGGACATGGCGGCGCTGGCTCAGCAGCCCAGGCTCTGAACCGCTCAGCGTGTGGCCAGGGTGCCTGGCTGGCACACCTCCCAGGGGCCGGGCTATGGGCTGTGTCCAGGTCCCCTGACCAGGCGGGCCCCTGGCACAGGCTGCTGGTCCGGTGGGAATCTCACACTGCCACGGAGGCTCTGATGCCCACACCCCGGTCCTGTGTATAGGGaatctttttcgaccccatggactgtagcccgccaggctcctctgtccatgggattctccaggcaagggtactagagtgggttgccatgccctcctccaggggctcctgcctacccagggatcgaacccatgtctcttaggtctcctgtgttggcaggtgggttcttcaccactagcaccatctggaagCCCCACTAAGAGTCTCACCTCCCACCATTCCTCCCCTGGAACTTCATCAACTAGACGCAGGAGCCAGTTCTCACCTCCGCGCTAAGGCACCGTGGCTAGATCCTCCTACTGGTACTTTAAGGCTTGCTTTGACACCTCCAGAGCCttcccagactcccctccccagCTTTCAGGGCTGGTGTGGGTGTCCCCGTGTTCACTTTATCACTCCTCATTTATCGCATCACAGAGTGAGATGACCTGTTTGTGTCTCTCATGAAAGCTTTATGAAACCATGGCCTGGGTACCCCGCAtgcagcacagtgcctggctcacaGGTCACTCCCTGttcactttgtttcattttaaaacatatttatttatttatttggctgtgctgggtcttatttgcggtattccctgaccaagaatcaaatccaggccccttgcattgggagcgtggagtcttagccactggaccacaaaggaatgCCTCCCTGTTCATTTTAACTGCATGAATATCCCCTTCATAAATAAGGCTCTTGGGCATAATCTGCTCTGGGGGGGAAGGGTGAAAGTTATGAATATGTCGTGTGCAAAGGTGTACACTGAATTCAGGTGTACACTGAATTCTGTCTGCAGAGGACCAGCCAGAGCCTCCCAACATGGAGAGAAATTACTTAAAAGTTCTGGGGTGAAGGTCAAGCATCACTGGGTTACCAGCAACTGTCACCCTTGCTGAATTCATGCCTGTGGGGTGGGGGACCTGACTGCCCAGGGCAGCCCCCCAGAGGACCTCTGTGAGGCAGGAACAATGGTGGGTATATCCAGGTGTTCTGACCTCCCACTGCCCTTTGCACCCCCCATCCTCCTCCCAATTAAGCATCTGATGCTGCATCATTTTATTCTGCTAGGTGTTGGGCTCTCACTAGGCAAATGGCCCATTCCTCAAGGAAAATTTCTGTTTCCAGAAATGGGGTGGCTTTGATTGGACCAGCCCAGATGGTTCCATTCCCTGCTACAGCCACTCTGAGAGAGGAGCGATGAGAAGGGGTGGTCTTGAGAGCTCAGATGTGCCTCACTTTATCCAAAAAGTGTCCTCTGCAAGGTTCTCCACTTTAAGAGTCTTGcatcagattccctggagagctTCTTAAAACCTAGACTCCGGGGCCCCACCCAGAGGAATGGATCTGGAGGGCCTGGTGTGGGGATAGGACGCCGTGCTTCTAAGCAGCCTGGTGAAGATCTGGAGGCTTCTCCCTGGGGGAGGCGGAGTGGGGTGCTTACCTTCCTGCGCCTGGAGGGGAATCTGGGAGGCAGCGGACTTGGTGCTGCCCTTGCTCTTCTTGCTGCCCTGGCTGGCGAGAGATGGGTGCGTCTGCAACTTCCGGTGGGCCTTGGGGCCACCCAGGGCACCATTCCCCGTCCGCCTGGCGCCGCCCAGCTCCGAGGGGTGGCCAGAGCCATTCGCCACTAGTGGggtgcagtccaaggggttcccCTGGGGCTGGCCTAGAGAGACGATGAGAAAAGGGcgatggaggaggaggtgggggatggggtggccGGCACAGTCTTCCAGGGCTCTGCTCGACTCCTGCTGGCTTCGTTCCTAGATATACCCCAGGTTACCTAGCTGTTCTGAATTTTTGCAGACGAGGAGACGGAGGCCAAGAGAGCAGAACTGACTTGCCCAGAGGCAGCATGGAATAGCCTCCCCGAGTGGAGCCTGGCCCCTGACTTCCAGGCCGGGGGTCATTCAAGAACAGACAGAGGTGTGGGTAAGGGGAGAGGCGCAGGGGCCTGCACCTCACCTTCTTAGCCCACGCGAAATCCACTCTTCTGCTCTTGGGGTTCCAGGGATTTTGGCAAGAGTGGTGGCGGAGAGGGGCGGAGGGGCAGCAGGGAAGTAGTTAACTGTCACCTCGGCCCCTGCCAAGCCCCCAGCTGCTTCTGCCCTTTGAGTGCTGGGTGATTCATTGGAAACATCTGTTTGGAGATGAACGCCTGGCCCTGGAATCCAGGGGGCTCCTCACAGCagcccccccacctcctgctccttccgcccccagctcccctgcccccactggaAGAAAGTTTGCTGAGCGGCCCTAGGTGTCcaggtggggagtgggagagggaagtgggaggccAGCAGGGAGACCTCGGAAGCCAGGAACCCTGGGTCCCTATAccagactgagggactgaaccagcTTTATCAGTGGGGTATGGGGAAAATAGCCCTGGAGAGCATGCCAGCATCTGGTTCCTTCCCTTACCTCACTCAGGTTTGCCCATTTGGATGGCATGGTTCTGTCCCCAAAAGATGaaggcgggtgtgtgtgtgtgtgtgtgtgtcggggcaGGAGTCTGAGAAGGGGTCACAAGAGTTCGAGGACCCCTCTGCTCAGGGCCCCTGACTCCTGGGTGGGACCCTGTGGCCCTTAGGACCCTCAGTAAATGTGTAAATCTGGGGTGCTTCCTTCTCTCCGGCCCTGGGGTCTAGATTCCTAGGTCCCTCCAGGCCATACCTCCGGGTCTGGGTTGTGGCAGGAGACGTCgggagcggggggtgggggtggggggggcagtggGGGTTGTTGGAGGCTGAGGGAGCAGAAGGGGGCCTCAGCGATTCCTCTGACTGGGGGGCTGGCCTTCTAGTGACGGTGGGAGCACTTTGCCGGGCATCCACTGCATGCCGGCACTGTTCTGAGCACTTGGGGTGCGAATTGGTCTCTGTATTGCTATGGGGCAGtatccttttacagatgaggaaaccgagttCCAGAGATGTATagaaacttgttcaaggtcacacaggtaagGGTCAGAGGTAGGATCAGCCTGGAGGCTAAAAGGTGGGGTTCTAAGGGCAGACGGCGAGGAGGGGGGCAGAAGTTGGGAGACAAAGGGCTGAGGAATGAATTGCTACTACCACAACCATCACTACTCTTGTAATTAGTAGCCAATGTGTTTTGAGTTGTGACGAGGTGCCAGACAGTGCTAAGAGTCCTATGTGTAGTAATTTCATTAAGCATCAAACAGAATTACTGTTACtagcccattttatagatgaaaaaaccaAGGCCTAGAGAGGGTAAAACTTGCCAGCGCTTCCACAGCTAGGCAGTGGAGTGGGAAGGAGATGGAGATTGGGAGAAAGGAGCTGAGGACAGACTGGGGCTGGCGGGGGAGCGGGTCAGGGAAAGGATGGGAGACAGAGCCACTCCAGGAGCCTTTGGCCCTGAGGAGTGGCTGGTGCCTGCATCTGGGTAAACAGGGGTAAGGCCATGGGAAGTGGCCAGGCCTGAATcatcctgcccccacctctgggctccatgggggggtggggggatgactGAGCTGAGTCCTTGGCCAGCTTCGGTGCCCTCTGCCCTGCTGCCTGAACACAGGCACAGTGACCAGGCGGGGGTGTGTGGTGAGCTGAGGGCCCCGGGAGATTTGGGCGGACACAGAGCTCGCCTGTGGCCATGGCCGTGGGGGCTGAGTCACAGAGCAAACACCCAGgacccatggacacaggagcgtCTGTCCCACCCAGGCCCTCTCCTCCGTGGCCACGGCGTTTACCTCTCTCTCGGTCCTGCTGGTGGGTGTGTCTCGAGGGCAGAGTGCTAGCAGGATTTAGTAACCCTGACTTCCAGGGCGTCCAGC
Proteins encoded:
- the MDFI gene encoding myoD family inhibitor isoform X2; protein product: MEPPAQPRAQVGTRDAEQDRTGARAQTPSLLPGLEVVTGSAHPTEAALEEGSLEEAAAPSMTQGNDPGAPQALDSTDLDVPIEAVTRQPQGNPLDCTPLVANGSGHPSELGGARRTGNGALGGPKAHRKLQTHPSLASQGSKKSKGSTKSAASQIPLQAQEDCCVHCILSCLFCEFLTLCNLVLDCATCGSCSSEDSCLCCCCCGSGECADCDLPCDLDCGILDACCESADCLEICMECCGLCFSS
- the MDFI gene encoding myoD family inhibitor isoform X1, whose protein sequence is MSQASGQPPPHCDAPHGAPSAAPGPAQTPSLLPGLEVVTGSAHPTEAALEEGSLEEAAAPSMTQGNDPGAPQALDSTDLDVPIEAVTRQPQGNPLDCTPLVANGSGHPSELGGARRTGNGALGGPKAHRKLQTHPSLASQGSKKSKGSTKSAASQIPLQAQEDCCVHCILSCLFCEFLTLCNLVLDCATCGSCSSEDSCLCCCCCGSGECADCDLPCDLDCGILDACCESADCLEICMECCGLCFSS